One window of the Armatimonadota bacterium genome contains the following:
- a CDS encoding HD domain-containing protein — MSRVGLKFFSAKTPIGVALRVAGLYGVLGIVWIVYSDRAVEWFITSPETQTHVQTSKGLFWILLTTAIIYSVSAYLVANLVREAEGRRKMEYEVIERLSMAAEYRDDETGNHVRRVGAYCAILARGLGMSEERAKLIEMAACLHDIGKIGIPDDVLLKSGPFNDEDRQIMRAHTLIGSSLLAGGESEVLRLAETIALTHHERWDGTGYPAGMVGEEIPIEGRICAIADVFDALVTKRRYKDEWSTEDAVEELRSLSGIQFDPQLVALLELKLPEIEAVREAFPDFEVCSVRYQRAA; from the coding sequence ATGAGCAGAGTTGGCCTTAAGTTCTTTTCGGCAAAGACGCCGATCGGGGTTGCGCTTCGCGTTGCTGGACTCTACGGTGTGCTGGGAATCGTCTGGATCGTCTATTCAGATCGAGCGGTCGAGTGGTTTATTACCAGCCCTGAGACCCAGACCCACGTTCAGACCTCCAAAGGGCTCTTCTGGATTCTGCTTACGACCGCTATCATCTATTCGGTGAGTGCGTACCTTGTCGCGAACTTGGTCCGCGAAGCCGAGGGCCGTCGCAAGATGGAGTATGAGGTGATCGAGCGCCTGAGCATGGCGGCCGAATACCGCGACGACGAAACGGGCAACCACGTGCGCCGCGTCGGCGCCTATTGCGCGATCTTGGCGCGGGGTCTGGGCATGAGCGAGGAGCGCGCCAAGCTCATCGAGATGGCCGCCTGCCTGCACGACATCGGCAAGATCGGCATCCCAGACGACGTTCTGCTCAAGTCTGGACCTTTCAACGATGAAGACCGCCAGATCATGCGGGCGCACACCCTAATCGGGTCCAGCCTCCTTGCGGGCGGAGAATCTGAAGTGCTGCGGCTTGCGGAGACCATCGCCCTTACCCACCACGAACGGTGGGATGGCACGGGCTACCCCGCCGGAATGGTAGGGGAAGAGATCCCCATCGAGGGCCGAATCTGTGCCATTGCGGATGTGTTCGACGCTCTTGTCACCAAACGCCGGTACAAGGACGAATGGTCCACAGAGGATGCGGTCGAGGAACTGCGATCGTTGAGCGGCATCCAGTTCGATCCTCAGCTCGTGGCGTTGCTCGAGTTGAAGCTGCCAGAGATCGAGGCCGTTCGCGAGGCGTTCCCAGACTTCGAAGTCTGCAGCGTCCGCTATCAGCGCGCTGCATAG